The Leclercia sp. S52 genome has a segment encoding these proteins:
- a CDS encoding alpha/beta hydrolase — protein MMNKLAYSTLALTLSFATVSACQAEAAGTDYATAFKQIRQIDAGDLNIGYVDIGPKNGEPVILLHGWPYDIQSYAQVAPALAAKGYRVIVPYNRGFGTTHFLSPATPRNGQPAAMAKDVINLMDALKIKRAVFAGYDWGARTADIVAALWPERVKSLVSVSGYLIGNQKAGEKPLPPQAELQWWYQFYFATERGEKGYAANTHDFAKLIWTLASPGWKFSDATFNVSAKALDNPDHVAVTISNYRWRLGLEKGERRYDSYEQRLAAAPTISVPTITIEGDNNGAPHPAPEVYAAKFTGKYQHRTFTGNIGHNPAQEDPQDFVKAVVDADKL, from the coding sequence ATGATGAACAAACTGGCTTACTCAACCCTGGCGCTGACCCTCTCTTTTGCGACCGTTTCCGCCTGTCAGGCCGAAGCGGCGGGCACCGACTATGCCACCGCTTTTAAACAGATCCGCCAGATTGACGCGGGCGATCTGAATATTGGCTATGTCGATATCGGCCCGAAAAACGGCGAACCGGTGATCCTGCTCCACGGCTGGCCGTATGATATTCAAAGCTATGCCCAGGTTGCCCCGGCGCTGGCGGCAAAAGGCTACCGGGTGATTGTGCCGTACAACCGCGGATTCGGAACGACGCATTTTCTGTCGCCAGCCACGCCGCGCAACGGTCAGCCTGCGGCCATGGCGAAAGACGTTATTAACCTGATGGATGCCCTGAAAATCAAACGTGCGGTCTTCGCCGGTTACGACTGGGGTGCCAGAACGGCGGATATCGTGGCGGCACTGTGGCCGGAACGCGTGAAATCGCTGGTTTCGGTGAGCGGGTATCTGATTGGTAATCAGAAAGCCGGGGAAAAACCGCTGCCGCCGCAGGCCGAGCTGCAGTGGTGGTATCAGTTCTACTTTGCCACCGAGCGCGGCGAGAAGGGCTATGCCGCCAACACCCATGACTTTGCGAAACTGATCTGGACTCTCGCATCCCCCGGCTGGAAATTCAGCGATGCCACCTTCAACGTCAGCGCCAAAGCGCTGGATAACCCGGATCACGTGGCGGTGACCATCAGCAACTACCGCTGGCGTCTGGGGCTGGAAAAAGGTGAGCGCCGCTACGACAGCTATGAACAACGGCTGGCGGCCGCCCCGACCATCAGCGTACCAACCATCACCATTGAAGGCGACAATAACGGCGCGCCTCATCCGGCGCCTGAGGTGTATGCCGCGAAATTCACCGGCAAA